tgttcaggtATTTTGGTTCGGTTAATTAGACAATCCCACCGAAAATGAACAGAAAAAATCGATTCTGTTTAGTTTTCGATTAATTttggttatatatttttttccgaAATAACCGATTTTTGGGATTTTGgtgtaatttataaaaaaacacatagatttggTAATCTGGTTATTTTCGGTTAATCCGGCTCGTTTATTTTGGTTACTTTCAGttatttttgggttttcggctttttgaaaattgaaaacaaaaccgaactgaaaactaaattatttttcaaaatctcaTCGAACTAAACCGAACTCAAAACTATAACTGAACCAAATACTGAAAATTTTGgctcggtttggttcggttcggttcagacAAAATCAGTGGACAGACTATCTGGTGACTGGGAAACTCACATGACTGGCTAACATGTAGAGAGAGAGGTTCCAAGCAGCTCCAGCCCAAGCTGTTTCAGTAACTATGCCAGATGTTCTTGTAACTTCACTGTAAAGCGGGTAAATACGAAGAATCCTTGGAATGTACTGAGCAAATATGACAGTTATCAGGTAGTCCTTAGTGAGCAAAGAGACAGGTTTTTCCACATTCGGGATAACAGCCAAGACTACAAGCTGGAGAAGAAACAAACAGAACATCACTGAATGAAGTTATCAAGAAACCATTTTAACTTAATTAAAAGGTTCAGTCATTTAATATTTACCTGTGGGAGTGGAAGGATAGAGAGAACATCGATGATGAAATAAGAGGAGAGATACTTTAAAGCAATGGCTTTAGGATCTTCAACCAACTCGCCTCTACCGAAAACCCGGGACAAAGGAGAGACATAAGCTGTCCTAAACTGAAACACAATGTGAATAATGTAGAAGGCATCTACAAACGTTCGAAGCACGCTAGCTGCTATCTCGAGGCTAGAGTGCAAGTTGAGGCAATGCTTTTTTCCATCAACAATGGGAATGTAGAAAAACAAGGGATCAATGGCGAGAGCGATCACAGAAGCGAAGAGGAAGGTTTTGTTCCAGTTCTGTAGAAAGGAGCCTTGTGGGTTTATGATGTTCTTCTTCTGTGTACCAGTagcgtttctcttctcttcgtTCTTATGTGAATTGAAACTTAAGGGTTTCTTGAAAGTCCTGATCTTGTCTGATCCTTTCTCAAACCCTCTTCGGACATTATTCAACACTGCGTTTAGAGATGGTCTAGCTCTTCTTCCGTAACCATACTCTGTGGATGATGGTTCTTTGAACCTAAAcacaaattaaattaataactttAGACCAATCATTTCATATACTTAATTTCTCATACGAGATTGAAAACAAGCATACGTACCACCTTACACGATTGTCACGGCCAAAACCCATAAAGTCAAGGACTTGGTACTCTTCTCCTGAATCATAAAGAACAGAGTTCATATCATATACAAATCAAacgaagaagaataagaagaaactGAAACTATAAAGTAAACGTTTGAACCGCTGATCTCAGAAACTTACCAAGCCGGTGAAGTAACTGATCTGTGATTACTGAGAAGCGGTTATGAAGATTTAAGAGTATAAGGGTTTCTCAAACTCCGATGAAGTTACTCAGGAAAATATCTTGAACTTAGAATTCTCTGAAATTTTCTCTCAAAGTCGTCTTCTTGGTCAAGCTTGGCATGGCGGGTGGCGCTGGTAAAAAGAGACCAATCTTAGCAGTTTCTTCGAAATTGGACTATTCCATTACATGACAAAAGAGCGGGAATACgccaaataataattaagaaaacgTTTTGGGCTAGttgataatataaaaattgaaaagagaAAACTGAGTCAAACTAAGTGAGCCAAAAATACGTAATGGGCCTAAAGGCCCATCAAGTCCAAATAGATCATTCAAACAAAGCCCATTTCTCTTTCTTTGTCCTCATATAGTTTGATCACAGTTTTCGAATGtagagaaaaatatttaataaaaaatcgaTTTGGCACGGTGATCCAAATAGAACTCCCGGTTTGATATCCGGTTAATAAAGCGTTTTGCATGTGATTTCATGCTGACATCAGTTCTTATCCGTTCGGCTCTGTGTGAATGTTTTTAATGTGATCCTATGTTGACATCTACCTAAAATCCATGGTAAGATTCTTTCAAGATTCTATCTACTTTCCAGAGGAAGATATTAAAGTAATTTATAGATTAACTTATTTGGAtggataagagagagagagagatagatatACACGAGCTAAAAGTCAGCTTATCCAAAAAAGAGTTAGACGACAACCCAATGAAAACATGACACGTAATATATGTCGGTTCATGGTAAGTCCGTTGGTGTTAAGTTTGTCGGTGTGTTCGTTGTTGATTTTTGagccaaaataaaagattaaaaatgttataaaagcTAATTTATTCTTCTATGTTTTAGTCTCCTCCTTTCCTCTCGATCTTATCCACTTCCCTAACCAGACCAAACAAGCTTCCTCAAAAAGCACAAGGAAGAACGAAGACAAGAGATTGAGATGGAGGAGGTCATCGTAGACGATTCAGAGATGTACGGAGCTCTTGTCACGGCGCAGTACGCACGGTTGCATCATCGTCAACACTGCGGAGAGAATCAGTGTACCTCTGTTCTCGTCAAATACATCAAAGCCCCTGTTCATCTCGTAAGCGTCtcaatctttttttcttaagCAGATCTAGTAGTAGTGTTCTTGTGGTAACTAACGATGGTTTTGTATATTACATGAACAAACTCAGGTTTGGTCACTTGTCCGAAGATTTGATCAGCCTCAGAAGTACAAACCGTTTGTAAGCAGATGTACAGTCCATGGTCATCCTGAGATCGGTAGTCTCAGAGAAGTCAACGTCAAATCTGGTCTTCCGGCGACAACTAGCACCGAGAGATTGGAACAGCTTGATGATAATGAACGTATCCTCGGTATCAACATCATTGGTGGTGATCACAGACTTAAGGTATATAAAATCTCATAATAGCTTTTTACAGATTCAGAAGAGATTataatgaaaaaacaaaataatagtaataataatgaaatgatatattttttttcagaacTACTCTTCGATCTTGACTGTACATCCGGAGATGATCGAGGGGAGAGCAGGAACTATGGTGATTGAATCTTTTGTTGTGGATGTTCCTCAAGGCAACACCAAAGATGAGACTTGTTACTTTGTGGAATCACTCATCAAGTGTAACTTGAAGTCCTTGACTTGTGTCTCTGAAAGATTGGCTGCTCAGGACATAACAAATCCCATCGCCCCCACCTTCTGAAAAAACTTGGAGCGGAATCATTTAGAGCTGTGTTTGAAGAGATTCATTTAGTCTGGTTATATGTATAGAGAAGCATTTGTGGTCACATGCAGTGCTATGTTTTAGATCAGGTCCATATGCCATTTTGAGCCTGTGGTGAAAGTTTTGATGTAGTTTAGTTTCTGGTGTTTGTTGGACAGTGTCTGTGTATTTATGAACCATTTGTAAGAACAAACCAGAGCTACTTGATATGTTGTTGGTGGGTCAATCAGAACACATACTCCTGTTTTTGAGTACTCTTTTGCTAACTTCTCTGTATGTCCCATAAACAACTTCCAGATAAGACCTATCCAGTTTTATTTACCCTGAACTCAAAAGCGCAGCGTTCTATGTGTGTATAAGATAACACTGCAAAAGAAACCAATTACTCGTTCTCAAAAGTGATATTACAACAAAGCCAGATCATACAAAAGTTTGTGATTTTCAAAAGCTAGTTTCATCTTCAAGAATGATACAAGACAAGTAAAACATTTTACAATGGTGTACTAATTATGTAATGGTCTACCACTTTTCTGTTGGAGTACCATCAGGGAACACAGGAGTAAGATCCTTCTTTCTAGGACTACTTTCAATCTAATCTTCAcgctatcatcatcatcatcatataatcAGAGTTAGGAGGCccatcatcttctccttcttcttcagccCAGTCACTTTAATCATTATCCGCACACCCTAACCATCCACATCAGACCattctccatcatcatcatcactttcTCAATcggtttagttttgattttggcTTTtaggttttcattttttggttCCATAGATATAAAAACCGtttggttatttatgaaatttagtTTGGTTTATCTCGGTCATTTCAGTTTTGGCTCAATTTGGGTAATAATGCTAAAAATTGGTCAATACCCGTTAAAATTTCGGTTTCAATTCAATTTcagtttgattttggtttttgaataGGTTTGCATAATTagaataaaattcaaattttttctttttttctgtcaGATCAAATTTTGAGTGATTTTTCCTAAAAGTTACTCAAataatttggttattttgggTAATTTAGATAATTTTCAATATACAAACCGTTCAGATATCTGTGAacatcggttcggttttacgtTTGGTTTATTAAGTTCGGTTTTGGGTCGATTTTCGGTTCTCCTATATGCCCAGACGGACGTATCTCGTTGCATTgcgaaacgacgtcgtttcagtCAGACACACGATGGCGAGGAGGCGCGAGAAAAGTTCACCGGCGACGGAGAGTTCGGAACGGCGGAAAAACCGAGACGAGTCAGAACCACGAGATGGAGAACCAGACTCAGACCGGAGGCTCATCACCGTCTTCGTGGTCTTCTTCATCGTGATCCCCGCAGTCTCAATGGCGGTGTACAAAGTCAAATTCGCTGATCGAGTCATCGAAACGGAGCCATCGATACGTCAGAAGGGAATCATCAAAACCGATATCCATTTCCAAGAGATCCTCACTGTGAGTGTTGCCTTACTGTTTTCGTTTCAATGTTTGAGAATCCATTGAAAGCTTTAGGGGATTTGAGTTTTGGTTCAGGAACATTCAAAGGCTTCAGAGAATTCATCAGCTAGGCATTATGATTATCCAGTGTTGGCTTACATTACGCCGTGGTAGGTTTCTCCTAGTTTCTTTCTTGGAACAGTGTCACATGTGAATTGGTCTTATTATATGATGCAAATGATGTGTAGGAACTCTAAAGGATATGATATGGCAAAGATATACAACTCCAAGTTTACACACTTATCACCGGTTTGGTACGACCTGAAGAGGTATCATCAGTTCATGAGTTCCATGTGCTTGCACTGCATTTATAGATCTTCGGTGTTTCCTGAAAAAAGGTGGTGACTTTTTGGGTTTCTGTTTGATATTAGCCAAGGAAATGGATTGGTTTTGGAAGGGAGACATAATGCTGATAAGGGATGGATCCAAGAGCTCCGAGCAAGAGGAAACGCGATGGTAGTTTAACCAATACATccagtttcttttcttctctgtAATGGCCTGAGTTCAGCACCCGGAGAAGGCTGATTCTTGATGTATTTTTCTTTGTCTGATAGTTTGAGTTTTGATTCCATGTCATGTAGATATTGCCAAGAGTTGTTCTAGAAGCAGTTCCCGAGGAGTTGCTTAGTAAGAAGAAACTAAGGGGAAAAGCTATTAAGCTTATTGTCACAGAGTGCAAGTAAGGGTCTCTCAGATTCTAGATGAAAGTTATGACATGGAGCTTGTTAATTATACAACACACCCTTGTCAATTGTCATCATATTTACATTGTATTCTAGGGAAATGGAATATGATGGTATTGTGCTAGAGTCTTGGTCAAGGTGGGCAGCTTATGGTGTTTTGCATGACCCGGACATGCGGAAAATGGTATTTTGTGTCCTGTACAACTCTTTAGATCCGTTAATCTATGTCTTGCAAGCATCAATCCTCATGGTCCCTTAGCCGTTTGGGTTTGTGTACTCAATCTTCTAGGCACTGCAATTCGTGAAACAACTTGGAGACGCCCTTCACGAGCAGCATATGCAGTTCATGTATGTCATTGGTCCACCTCGTTCAGACACGCTCCAAATGTACGATTTTGGGCCAGAAGATCTTAAATTCTTGAAAGATTCGGTGGACGGGTTCTCTTTAATGACCTATGATTTCTCAAATTCCCAGAACCCTGGCCCCAATGCTCCTCTCAAGTGGATAGATCTCACCCTCAAACTCCTACTTGGCTCATCCAACAACGTAGATTCAAGCCTGGCAAGAAAGGTTCTTCTTGGTCTCAACTTCTACGGCAATGATTTTGCAATCTCTGGAGGTATAGTTAAGTTTCTTGTTCTCTTCTCGCCTTTTTCTCCAAAAATAACTGAATAAACTaccttttttaacaacattcAGGAGGTGGAGGAGCTATCACCGGAAGGGATTACATAGCGTTACTCCAGAAACACAAGCCAGCGTTGCATTGGGATAAAGAAAGTGGCGAGCATCTTTTCATGTATAGAGATGATAAGAACATCAAGCATGCTGTCTTCTATCCTTCATTGATGTCTATCCTTTTACGGCTTGAGAATGCTCGTCTCTGGGGTATTGGCATTTCCATCTGGGAGATTGGTCAAGGTTTAGATTATTTCTTTCATCTTTTGTAAGTTTCTCACGTTACTTTATCTTCCTTGTTAACTTAAAACAGCTGCTGAGAAAGTGAAATTAGCCACTATGCTCTTTTCTTACACAAAGACATGATCAATAGACATCTCACGTTGCATCCTGTTTCTGTTAACTTAAAACAACAGCTGAGAAACCTCTTGTAGCTAGTTTTGTCTCTGGATAAAGTGCAAGTCAGTATACTCTGTTCTTACACCGAAGACATCTCATCCGAAAATGTAACGTGTCAAACAGGCAGTGGCTAAAATTGATAACACAGTCCACGTCAGCTTAACAGAAACAGCTTTTCTGCTTGTCCTCACATTTCGTTGCCACTTCTTTAATCTTTCTTGAAAGTTTGATGATACGTAGAGGACAACACTTGGTgtagaaggagaaggagaaagataaagatagagagagagccATGGAAGCTTTGAAAACCGCTAGCTTTAGTCCTACGTCGGTTTTATCCGACAAGAGATCAGAAACACGAAAGCCCTTCTCGCTCCCTAGCCTCTTTCCACCGAAGCCACCGAAACCAATCTCCCAAGAAAGCTTATTCAGGAGCTTCAATGGCGGGTTGGCTCTTCTAACCTCTGTTCTAAGCAGTGCAACAGCTCCTGCTATATCCCTAACGTACGAGGAAGCTCTGCAACAATCTACGACCTCTCCTtcatcttttgattcagatGGCTTGATCGATGGGATATCAAGTTTCGTCACGGACAATCCTCTGGTTATTGCCGGTGGAGTTGCTGCATTTGCTGTTCCGTTTGTTCTGTCTCAGGTTCTGAACAAAAAGCCCAAATCTTTTGGAGTCGAGTCTGCAAAGAATGCTTATACCAAGTTTGGTACTGATGAAAATGTTCAGCTGCTTGACATAAGAGCCGCTGCTGATCTCAGACAAGTGGGCAGTCCTAATATTAAGGGTTTAGGTAAAAATACGGTTTCAGCTGTTTATAACggagaagacaagactggttTCTTGAAGAAGCTTTCTTTGAAGTTTAAAGATCCTGAGAACACCACATTGTTCATTCTTGACAAGTAAGGCTCTTGGAATCTACAAGTTTCTCCTTATAGCTACATTGAATCTTTTTAGCTTCTGATAGTGTCTGATCAGTGAACTTGAGTAGTGAGTGAATATCATAAGTGTTATTGTACATCTGATACAATGTTGTGGTTGGAAAGAAACTGAGAAGCATTTATTAGACTTCACAACTTGTTTTCACTGTCAGTAGTTTAATACAGTGTGATTGTTTGCATGGAAAGCCAGGTTTGATGGAAACTCCGAGCTTGTTGCTGAACTGGTGGCACTTAATGGATTCAAATCTGCTTACGCTATTAAAGATGGTGCAGAGGGACCTAGAGGCTGGGTGGTTTGTGTTTCTCTCCCTCTGATTCCACaatgtttgttttcttcttaaCTATTCAGGATTGTGATGTTTTTCTTTCTGGAATTTTCAGAATAGCGGCTTGCCTTGGATAGAGCCAAAGAAGAATCTCAGTCTTGATTTGAGCAGTTTGACTGATAGTATCAGCGGTGTATTTGGCGTAAGTATACGATTTtacaattcattaaaaaaagttGAGAGATGATTAAAAAAAGGGAGAAACATAATAAATGTACAGGAGAGTTCTGATGGTGTCTCTGTTGCAATTGGAGTAGCTGCTGCTGCTGGATTAAGTGTTTTAGCATTTACAGAGGTCAGTttcatctctctttcttctctctttgtcTCCAAGAAGATACTATAATGTTATCTATGTTATCATCACAACAGATTGAAACCATACTCCAACTACTAGGTTCAGCTGCACTTGTTCAGCTTGCAGGCAATAAACTTCTATTTGCTgaggtaacttcttcacatCTTTAATACCTCGGAAGTGGTGATGTGTTGTTGATGGTTCTTTGCTTTCTGTATATGGTCTACAGGACAGAAAGCAAACTCTAAAACAAGTGGATGAGTTCTTGAACACAAAGGTTGCACCTAAAGAACTTGTTGATGAACTAAAGGTACAACTAGTTTAGGTATCTCCATTAATTAGTAATGAACCGTTTCTATAGATAACCTCAACATTGAATTAACACAGGACATAGGAAAGGCTTTTCTTCCTCTATCAACAAGCAGCAAAGCTCTTCCCCCACCAGCAGCAGAAGGAGCTACAACCACCACCGTGGATGAAAAAGAACCTGAGCCAGCAATCAAAGCCGCCATTGCACAAGTAAACTCAGAGCCAGCGATAGAAGCCGCCACTGCACAAGTAACCTTAGAGCCAGCGACCAAAGCAGCCAGTGAACAAGTAATCACAGAAGCCAAACTGAAATCTTATCCAAGACCTCTATCTCCATATGCATCGGTGATGTTTATACACTCCCCTGAAACCTCTCTTACATTATTTAACACAAAGAAGCTATGTTAAGACAACCATTGATCACATGAGTGCTTTGTAATCTGACGTATCTCTctccctctttctcttcttcactaTGTTTGCAGTACCCAGACTTGAAGCCTCCAACGTCTCCCACACCAGTAAGCAGCAAAGGTCTTCCCGCACCAGCACCAGTAGCAGCAGAAGCAGCTACAACCACCATCGTAGACGAACCAGAACCTGAGCTAGAGCCAGCAATCAAAGCGGCCACTGCACAAGTAAACTCAGAGCCAGCGGCCAAAGCCGCCACTGAACAAGTAATCACAGAGGCCAAACCGAAATCTTATTCAAGACCTCTCTCTCCATATGCATCGGTAATGTCTCTACATTCATTTCTCCTTAAACCTCTCTTTACATAAGTTATCACAAAGAAGCTATGCTTGGTGGAAAAAGGAAGAAACTTTATAAGCCGTGATAGTTAAGACATCCACTGATTAGTCACATCACATGAGTGTTTTGTAATCTgatgcctctctctctctttctcttcttcactaTTTTTTTGCAGTACCCTGACTTGAAGCCTCCAACATCTCCCACACCATCGCATCCCTGAAACAGAAGAACAATATTTATCGGATCTGTGTAAACTTCTTTTGTCTTATTCAAGAACTTAGATGCTTCCTTTCCTTATGTCGGATCTGAGATAAGTGTATTCTGATTATTACTCGCTAGTTATGACTTATGACACAAATACTAAGaaacttgtttttttatttaaaaaatatcattaaaatataaattaaaaattattcaaccaatcacaaaacataatacaaaatatgattggttacagtttttgataaagttaaaagatacattgaaatatgaaaacatcatctattttgaaacatcaaaaactctctaaaacatcttttattttgaaacggagAGAGATATTAGCCCTCTAGCCGCCATTGATGCTGTGCTGTTGCATTGTTCAAATCATCGTTGATTAGCGCAAAGTCAAATAAGGTAAGTGGCGGCCCATATTAGGCCCAGTATAAAGTAGGCCGGCCCAGGGGACGAAAGGAATAGAACTTAACTTTCTCATGGATTCCCTTTAGCAAAAGGTTTagtgaaaagttttttttttaagtgaaaagttTGATATATACTTAAGCATAAACCTATTCAGAGtcaatgtttttctttataaactGCGTACACCTTAATTATTCGGCATCTGATAACAAGTTGATGCCAGTCTAGTTCAGTTTGACGTATATCCGATTATCTAGACATTTTAACCAAGTAGTAACCACTAAATTGCTAAGCATGTATCTTTATTAGTTGGATAGCCTCTTTTAGGCTAGTTTAATCGAGAATATGATACTATCAGTTAGATTTGAGATAGATATGTGCGAATTGTTGAAGATGATCGAAGATCCAGAGAATGACCTTCTTTCAAGTCAAAATTGGATTTT
The window above is part of the Brassica napus cultivar Da-Ae chromosome C3, Da-Ae, whole genome shotgun sequence genome. Proteins encoded here:
- the LOC106388755 gene encoding abscisic acid receptor PYL7-like, encoding MEEVIVDDSEMYGALVTAQYARLHHRQHCGENQCTSVLVKYIKAPVHLVWSLVRRFDQPQKYKPFVSRCTVHGHPEIGSLREVNVKSGLPATTSTERLEQLDDNERILGINIIGGDHRLKNYSSILTVHPEMIEGRAGTMVIESFVVDVPQGNTKDETCYFVESLIKCNLKSLTCVSERLAAQDITNPIAPTF
- the LOC106388754 gene encoding chitinase domain-containing protein 1; this encodes MARRREKSSPATESSERRKNRDESEPRDGEPDSDRRLITVFVVFFIVIPAVSMAVYKVKFADRVIETEPSIRQKGIIKTDIHFQEILTEHSKASENSSARHYDYPVLAYITPWNSKGYDMAKIYNSKFTHLSPVWYDLKSQGNGLVLEGRHNADKGWIQELRARGNAMILPRVVLEAVPEELLSKKKLRGKAIKLIVTECKEMEYDGIVLESWSRWAAYGVLHDPDMRKMALQFVKQLGDALHEQHMQFMYVIGPPRSDTLQMYDFGPEDLKFLKDSVDGFSLMTYDFSNSQNPGPNAPLKWIDLTLKLLLGSSNNVDSSLARKVLLGLNFYGNDFAISGGGGGAITGRDYIALLQKHKPALHWDKESGEHLFMYRDDKNIKHAVFYPSLMSILLRLENARLWGIGISIWEIGQGLDYFFHLL
- the LOC106388753 gene encoding rhodanese-like domain-containing protein 4, chloroplastic isoform X1, producing the protein MEALKTASFSPTSVLSDKRSETRKPFSLPSLFPPKPPKPISQESLFRSFNGGLALLTSVLSSATAPAISLTYEEALQQSTTSPSSFDSDGLIDGISSFVTDNPLVIAGGVAAFAVPFVLSQVLNKKPKSFGVESAKNAYTKFGTDENVQLLDIRAAADLRQVGSPNIKGLGKNTVSAVYNGEDKTGFLKKLSLKFKDPENTTLFILDKFDGNSELVAELVALNGFKSAYAIKDGAEGPRGWVNSGLPWIEPKKNLSLDLSSLTDSISGVFGESSDGVSVAIGVAAAAGLSVLAFTEIETILQLLGSAALVQLAGNKLLFAEDRKQTLKQVDEFLNTKVAPKELVDELKDIGKAFLPLSTSSKALPPPAAEGATTTTVDEKEPEPAIKAAIAQVNSEPAIEAATAQVTLEPATKAASEQVITEAKLKSYPRPLSPYASYPDLKPPTSPTPVSSKGLPAPAPVAAEAATTTIVDEPEPELEPAIKAATAQVNSEPAAKAATEQVITEAKPKSYSRPLSPYASYPDLKPPTSPTPSHP
- the LOC106388753 gene encoding rhodanese-like domain-containing protein 4, chloroplastic isoform X2 produces the protein MEALKTASFSPTSVLSDKRSETRKPFSLPSLFPPKPPKPISQESLFRSFNGGLALLTSVLSSATAPAISLTYEEALQQSTTSPSSFDSDGLIDGISSFVTDNPLVIAGGVAAFAVPFVLSQVLNKKPKSFGVESAKNAYTKFGTDENVQLLDIRAAADLRQVGSPNIKGLGKNTVSAVYNGEDKTGFLKKLSLKFKDPENTTLFILDKFDGNSELVAELVALNGFKSAYAIKDGAEGPRGWVNSGLPWIEPKKNLSLDLSSLTDSISGVFGESSDGVSVAIGVAAAAGLSVLAFTEIETILQLLGSAALVQLAGNKLLFAEDRKQTLKQVDEFLNTKVAPKELVDELKDIGKAFLPLSTSSKALPPPAAEGATTTTVDEKEPEPAIKAAIAQVNSEPAIEAATAQVTLEPATKAASEQVITEAKLKSYPRPLSPYASYPDLKPPTSPTPSHP